From the Acidiferrobacteraceae bacterium genome, one window contains:
- a CDS encoding F0F1 ATP synthase subunit epsilon, which translates to MTMHVDIVSAESELFSGTAEMVIAPAVRGEVGIYPRHTQLLTPLKPGEVRITRPGGEEEAIYVSGGILEVQPHVVTVLSDTAVRAHDLDEAAAMEAKKRAEQALKDKTGDMEEAEAMAQLAEAVAQLQAIQRLRKKK; encoded by the coding sequence ATGACCATGCATGTGGATATAGTCAGCGCCGAATCCGAACTCTTTTCGGGCACGGCGGAGATGGTAATCGCCCCGGCGGTGCGCGGCGAAGTGGGCATTTACCCCCGCCACACCCAGTTGCTGACCCCGCTCAAGCCCGGCGAGGTACGCATCACCCGGCCTGGCGGTGAGGAGGAGGCCATCTATGTCTCCGGCGGTATTCTCGAGGTGCAGCCCCATGTGGTGACCGTGCTGTCGGATACCGCGGTGCGGGCCCACGACCTGGACGAGGCCGCGGCCATGGAGGCCAAGAAGCGCGCCGAACAGGCCCTCAAGGACAAGACCGGCGACATGGAAGAGGCCGAGGCCATGGCCCAGTTGGCCGAGGCGGTGG